The nucleotide window TTGAGATTAGTTACAATCCTTTGTTAAAATTTTATCCAAATTATCTTCTCTGTTAAAAATACCCATTAATGAGATGCAAGCCATTTATGGACTACCATAAATAATAACAATACTGAACATAATATACAGGCTGCATGTAAAATTTAGGATTAAGGAATGATATTAAGACTATCACTTTCCCAGTTTCACTTAAGATTCTCTGCTGTTAAGTTTCAAGGTATATGGCTTTAAATTCTTCAAGCCTTGAGATGATTTTAAAAGCCCAgaatttcaaagtaaaaattaGTGCAGAATTTATGGAATTGCTACTATCCTGTTTACATGTGAAAAGAGGGATTTTAATGTATAACTATATTTAGTTACAATTTGAAAAAACCCCCATATCTCTCTTTGGGCCCATGTGAGTGAGAGTTTTAAATGGACTGACAAGACCTCTTGAAAAAGAAGTCATGGCAGCAAGGAATTTTATGGAATATAACTAAAGAATCTTTTGGCCACCTACAGGCTGTAAAAGACTATTTTGGTCTCCATCAGTTCCCCAGTCATATTTTCAGATTACAAGCCATGGTGACAAATGACACATTATTTTATATAAGGGTACCAGATACTGGTAAATTGAGTATTTTTGTGAAGCTTAGTTTAGACTAAATGttgggggaaaaagagggaatatACTCACATATTTTTTTGACATAGTTTTGTGAATTATTATCAGTCTGTGAATggaaattaaaaccaaaattatatCATCAGGACTTGGGAATGTGCTCTTCATGTGCACCTCGATATACAAAATACCAAGGAGCTTATCGGTGACCTTGTGATCCACTTTCTATGAAGTGTAACACCTGTTCTTGATGGTGTTATATTTGCTAGTCTGACTGCTATCTTTTCCAAAAGTGGATATTGAAAATTCTCACAGAACCTATCAGCCATGATGTGTTCCCAGAGGTGGCAGGACACGCTACGGAAATGGAAAATCTAATGCTGCAGTGACGTTGGACAAAAAACACTCTCTATTTCCCAAAGCATCTTAACATCTTTCTTATATATTCATGTTACTTGTCCGCTACAACTGGTAGTTTCTTTTCCCGTGCACTTTTTCAAAGATGAGTTCTCTGCCTTTTATTTCCCAGTACTTTCAGAGGGAGGTTTATGTGTGCCAGACACATGCATAAGGGTTTGGCTGCCAAATTCCAGAAGCCCTGCCCACATTCAAAGTGAGCTatacattcagaaaaaaaaaaaaaaaatggatgctGTAGTcatttttgaaagagaaaagaagacaaATGATCTCTTGCAGATAGGTAGCCAATACAGTTTTACCAAGTGTCACTCGCTTGCTTGGTGGGTaaaattcttcctttcattctcatattttttaaacaatgacaATTTTTCTTCATGCTTAGCCTCCATTTCTTCCATGTTTAATGCTGCTCATCCTTTGTCACTCCATCCTTGTTGGTGACTTGAGTGGTGGCAGGCTGCTGAAGCTGAAGAATCTAAAACAGATGCCAATCTACCTTCATCTTATTATGTGAAATTTCTTAATTAACATATTCCATACCACATAAAAACAATTCTGGCTCACCTGGTTTGACTATAAATGTTGCTTCACATTGTTGACTGCATCTTAAGTTTACCTCACATCTGATTTCTGTATATGTAAAAATCTTATGTTGTGTTTGTTCTGCCTGAAGCAAAAATACAACACAAATGTAACCTTCTAATTGTGTGTAAAACTGGAATGCACACTTATTTCACACAATGTGGTTGataattataaaaaatactgcaaaCTTTTTTCACTTGGTTTGGTAGACTTCATCTTCAGCATATTCTTAGTGGTAATGAAACTTGCAAcatacatgtatttttaaaaatattaatatgtttttaataaatgttaatatattttaaaatagtttgaAAGATACTGCACTAAAATAGATCAGCTTCCTCTTGTGAAATGAAACTTCCTTTCTTGCTTGAGCTATCCACCCTTCATCATCACACAAAGAATGAAGTGGGAGGTCTCTATGAAAAATGACACCTCTTCCTACAGATGGGGGAACAGGATATTTACCAATTCTGTAATCTATAGGTGACTCTGATAGTGAAAACTGAGGACGTTGTCCCTGTTGAAATTTGAATATGGGACTGACTCTAGACAAAGTAACTAAAAGATcatcaaatattttttgtttccacTTAGTTTATGAACTTCTCTCTTGGGTGTTGACTTTCCCAGCAGGGCATGagtttcacttcacttctgtcTTTGATAAGTTTTTGGTTCATTACATTTCACTTATTTAAATTCTCAGACATGTTTTTCAATCATCCCAGTCCTCATATatgtataattttaataatttattttttcagtcttgtCAGGAGAACTATCAGTTCAAACTGTTCAATCTTTCAGTAGGACAAATAGTTTGGTTAGTTTGTAGCTATCAAAAACTGTTGATATCAATTCAATACTAAGAAACAAGGAAAGATAAAGATCTGTATCTCAAGATGAGAACTGAAGTACAAATCCTTTCAATTAAGCATGAAACTTATCACTGCATTTTCTAAGGCATTTATCAACCCAACAGTTAGCTTTATTCTTTGGAGCAACTCTCTTGGCTTTGCATTTAGCTTGCATTAAGCTGTCTGTTTAAATCCTTTCCCCCCTCAATAGCTCACTGCATATTATTGAGGTAATATTTATAAAAGGAGCGCATAaggaacagaaacatttttgtttctgcCAGCTTGGTTGAAGAAAAGCCCTTAACTGTGAGATGCCCGTGAAAACCACTTTTCATTACAAGAAGCCTACAGAAGTTGAAGGGAAAAGGGCTGTCGGAGGAGCTACAGAAGAGCAAAGCTCTATCTCCTTTCTAGCGAACTTTTAATTGTGACCACCCTCCCAGACATCCTCAGCCTAACTACAGAGAAACATTCCCAAGAGCTAGATGGGGCCACAGAGCATGCGGGTGAGACCACTACTGGGTGAGACTCACTCTCAGTTTAGCAAAAGCCCCACGACGGCCGGGCTCTCCCCGACACCAAGGAGGCGCAGAGGCTCCGCGGGATTCCCTGCCCGTAGCTCTCCGCAGCGCCGGCGGGCGGCGAGCCCGGTTGCCGCCATCGCCGCGGGGGCCGCGGCCAGCGCGGTGCCGAGAGCCGGCTCCGGTGGCGGCTCCCCTCGGGAtctctctcctgctgctttttcccGCCGCGTTCATTCTCCTCCTGCCTTCACCGTGGCAGGTCGACTTCTGGCGGCCCCATCCGCGGGGAGATGCGGTCTCCCCGATGCGGCCGCCTATGCGTATGGGGGTGTGTTCATGCATGTACATACATATCTATGCTTTATATATATGGGTGTGCCTGTGTAAGTGACTGATAGCTGCGTTAGAGCATGTCATTGCAGCGCTGTCCGACGGCGAGGGCCATCCATGCCTGCGGAGGATCTCCGGCAGGGCACCCCGTGCGCGCTGCTGGAAGCACGAGGGTGCGGAACGGGAGAGCGAGGATCACGCAGGGCTTTCGCGAGGCACAGGGCAGCTTGTCCCTCACTCCTTTCGCACCCTTTGGGCCCCCTCCTTGTCCGAGGCAGCCCGGAAGAGCGGCGCTGGCTGTGCGCCGGTGGCGGTGGTCGCCGCAGAGCCGTGCTCTGGGTTAGAGGCTGGGAGACGGGGCGGGGAGAAGGCAGCGCCGCTGCCGCGCCAAGCCAGCCAGGCAAAGTAATAGAACCGGCACCAAATTTCTTCCCTACATGGGGGATCGATGTACAGTCCCTCTGGCGAGCGGCCAGCCGAAACCCTGTCACACAGCTGGCAGAAAGGGCAGCCAAGGCAGCCGAACAAAAGAGAAGGTTGAGTGAGGAAAGAGGGGGAGCCGATAACTTTCCTGCCGGGCACGGGGCGAGCGGCCAGCCGCAGCTCCCTAGGACCGGGGAGAGCTCCGCGGGCTCCGGGTGAACGGGCTCTCCCGCATCCCGGGAAACACCGCCTCCCCCGGGCGGCTCGGCAGCTCCGCCGCCGCGCCCGGGACCGCTCTGTCCCTGCGAGGCGGTGGTCGCGCTCACCCGGTGGTCCCAGCTCACCCTCCCGCTGCCCGTGGGAAGCGGCTCCCGGCTCCTACTTCGCCGCCCGCTCGCCCCTCTCCGGCACGGGGGCCGGCCCGGGGGAGGGCTGCGCGTCACCGGATCTGGTGGCGCCGGCAGCGGGGCGGCGTTACGGAGcgccccgggagcggcggggggggcgggcgggggtcccgggcgGGGCCGGCATCGCCGCGCCTGGCTGCGGCCGCGGTGGCGGCGCCGCGCCGCCTCGCCTCCCCTCGCCTCGCCGCGCCTCGCCTGGCCGCTCGCCGCCGCGGAGGGGCGGCGCTGCTCCCCGCACGCCCCCGCCCGGCGCCCCCGCTCCGACTCCGGGAAGGGCGCGGGGAGCCCCTCGCTCCCCCCCAGCGCGGCGGAGTTCGagccggtggcggcggcggccggggtGCGATGCCCTGTTAGCCGGCGGCCCGCCCCGAGGTAGCGCCGGCGGGAAGAAGCGCGAGTTGCCGAAGCTGTGGCTGACACCATGGGCACCGGGCGGGGGGGCGAGGCGGCCGGGCTCCCTGCGCTCCTCGGCTGAGCCCGGGGATGTGCCGGCGCCCGGAGGAATTATTTTGGAACTAGCACGGAGCGGTGGGAGGAGGACGAGCGGCACAGCGTTTCACAGCTGCGAGGAGGTCGTCCGGCGGTGCTGTATAGGCAAGTAAGCTCTTGCTTCCTTTTCGCTGCGTTTCCTTCGTCTcgagtgacttttttttttgcagctgctggTCGTTTGCTGCCAGTTCGGAGGCAGGATGGTCGGCGGCGCCAGCAGCAGTTCTCGGGGGTTGAGGTGCGGGGGGATTGGTGGCCGGGATTGCAGGGGAGCCCCGCTCCAACTCCGCCGGAGTCCGCCGCGGACGGACCGCTGGTGCGGTGCTCCGATGCATACCCGGGAAAGAAGCTCCGTGTCCCAACGCTTCCCACTAATGCAACTGAAAGAGATGACGCCTTTTCCCAGGCATTTCATAATGTAAAATGCTTTCTCCTCTTTGCTGAACTGTAATTAAATTGTAGGAGCCCCTTAATTGCTTTTCACCAGTGCTTCTTGCGGGAGAGAGGCAAGAAGCATGTTAGCCTTTCATACACACTTATGGATTCAGATAATGAGTTTTGATTTTTATGCCCTTAACTTTCTTGTGCCTTGCCTGGTGTTCTTCCTTGAGATGCTCTTGCTCTGAGGTTATGGTTTGTCCAgtcttgtttgtttgcttttagcCTGTGGATATTTATTACTGCACTTGACATGGGAATGAAGGGAAAAGTTGACTGTAATTTATTCAGTGTATGGAGGACAGGTTGCAGGCAGGGGACTAATTCTTCTCTCAGAGGAACTCCACTTCAAAGGGAGAGGCCCATGGGGCTGTAATCTGTAGCTAAAAACTCGGAGAGCTCAGAGCAGACCGGTCGCACTGCAAAGAACAAGTTCTGTTCACCTTTCAGCAGTGATAGCGTTTAAGCTAAGCTGCCTGCCTTCCCGTGCCTGTGAAAACACCTGACTGAAATGCAGGGAATAGAGATGTGAATTCTGGGCAGGTTTGGGAGAAGGCAGAACTTTAGACACTGCTTAATTAAGTTTGCTCTTACTGATTTCCTCAGTGTCTTCTCTATGAGCCTGAAAACTGCAATCTGTTACAGTGACCTCGATGCATGTTGTATTCTAACAGGAAAGCAGCACGGAATAAAAGTATTTACACATATTTACAGCTAAGCTCTGATGTTTCACTAGGAGCTCATTCAGTTTCAGTGAATGTGCTAGTTTCAGCAGGGGCACTGGGCATGGTGTGTGTGTAGGAAATAACTTGGGAAAATAACTTGCTAATAGTGATGAATGTAAAAGTTGAAGTGTTGGAAACGTATGCTTCTGCAGAAATGCCACTGTGTGTGAAAGGTCTGTtagatattttgttttctaatcaGTGAGAACTGTACTGAAAGGAGTGTGTGGGTGTGTGGAAATCTCAAGGCTTCCCAAGTTAATGCACTTTGAGTTGTCAGCAGCAAGAGATCTTTTTACacactgaaatacacatttttacgTAGATGCAAGATTGACATCATAAGATTAAAAAATGTTGGGATGTCAGTATGGTGAACATGTAGCTAACTCAAGTTTATAGCTGAAAGATAAATGAATCCTTTCCCATAATGGTGGAAGATGTTCTGGCTGAAGGGAGTGTCATTTGTTTCAGTGCAGTTTATGGAGAATGCTCCTATGGTTTGTTCATATTTCTGCCTCTCTGATGAAGCTGTGAAATACAATTAGAATAACTGCTGCTAGACAGTGGGATGCAAACCTATCCATTACTTAAAACACTCAGCTTATTCTGCCTCATTTCAAAAAAAGTATAGTTTCTGGCAAAGTCTGCCTATGGTTTTGTTGTAGTAATTCCTTCCTCTGTTGCAGAGTGGCAGGCTTTCACTAGGCATGTGCAAGGGAGAACATGAAACACTGAAGCATGCACTAATCTGGAATTCATTTGGGCTATGTATTACATTCGAGGTTTCCACAGTTAGCATAAGTGCTTATGCCTGATTATATGAATAAACGGGGTTTAAAAATTGCATTAGTCACTTGTGATGCATATTGTagtcttctcttcttcctttttagtCTTTCAAACTAATCTAATGCTATACTCACTCTTTGcctgaagaggaagaaaacataatttaataatttatcatTTGGCTTTTGCCGTGTCTTGTCCCATAGCTATGAGATAATCTAATGAAGGTCCCCATCACTGAATTAAAGGACATGGTGCTCTAGACTTTCACTTACAgtcaaattttccctcttttatgTGGCTAAAGAATCGAGTTTTAACAagatctgagaaaaaaaatgaatgttgcTTTTCTGTTAGAAACTcgaaaagaaaggggaaagtaAGACTTGGGGTCTTTAAAGACATCATTAAAAATATCCACTTTTAAGATATTAATTAACCTCCTTTACCTTCACacatttttcttatattttactTGGTACTTGTCAGAAAGCTTTCCTGCATATTGATACTTTAGTTTACATTGTATGTagttcttaattttaaaaattcaggagTGGCCATCACACACTTCACTGTAAGGCTATTCTAGAATCCTGTTTAATGTTCTGTATCCCACTTGGCTTGTATCTTTTGAATCTGAGATTTCCAAAGTACTCTATATTCAACTTTATAGtatgcatttttgttttaattctatATAAATCTCTTTACTAGAGAAGATTGTTGACTTTGGTTCAGAAGTTTCAGGGCAAGCTCaagagttatttttcttttctttcctttttttattttttttttttttttttgtgttttctcagTCGTGCTTTTTGGGCATAGCTTTCATGAGCTGGCAGAAAGTCCTGtaagcaaaatgaaaaccacCAACAATTGAATGTGACTTTTCTAGTCAGCCCAACCCAGTTGAATGTGTAATTTATTAATCTTAGATTGAATATTAGGACAAACAAGAGCTGTAGTCTGATCTCAGTTCTTCCCTCTAAAGTGCTCAAGTAAATACCATTTCTTTATTCACGTAATTTAGCACTGGTCCTTGTGCCTGAGCTGTTAGTATTTCTTTCTGGTAGTTATCCCCAGGTCTGCTTGCATTCACTATTAAAAAGCTAAGTAGTTGTTGTGAATGATAAGAAATATCAAGCAGATTTAATGTGTCACGTTTCTTGGCCCTTCGCACGGCTGTGCTTTCAGTTCAGGTTTCCAGGGAGAGACCTGAATGTGGTTGGGTTGAATCCCAATATGAGTCTGCTACATCAACGTGTGCCTCTGGCAGTATGCTGTGACACTGGCTCAGCATGATTACACAGACAAACTTCTGTATTTGTTCAGTTGTGTCTACCATAACTGGAAGAGTCAGAAAGCCTTACTCTTCTTGTGGCCAGCCTAGATTTTCTGCATTCCTATTGCagatcagagaaaagagagaaagcataccgtaaaaaaaccaaaacccagagCTCAAAACAGGTCATGTCTCAAAGATATAGCTATAATCAACACCAGGGAATGCAGTGGAGACACATACAGGGAAATTCACACGTGTATTTAATTATCCAatgagaaaattattattaatcttGAGAGATTGATTTAGTCTTGGGAGATGGATTTAGTAGGTGATGTGTCTACCCCTTATGAAGAAGAGGAGATATGTGATACAGAAACAAAGCATTTCTCCACTGCACACTTCAGTTGTGGCTGTCACTGTCATTTGGGACTCTAAGCCTTCTCTTGAGTAATTAGCTCGAATTGGCCAAAAGAGGTGGAACGCTCTGTTGTATGATGAatctggtgctgcagcagccaaggGCTGGGTTGCTTCCTGAGGACTTGCTCAATTTATTAAAGTAATGTAGAGAAAAACTAATCAAGTAGAGTGTTCGGGATGAGATTAATTTTATGATTCGTTCTCTGGTTTGTTTTGCATAATGTTGGGCAAAACCATAAAAGTTCTTCACTGTGATACTTATGTGAGAGTAGCAATAGTTTTGACTgacatatatacatatgtgtcatatatttatttatttaacataAATAATTGTTCTATAAACTATTAAGGTTTTGCACATGAGGCCAGAACATGGATAAACAATATTGCTGGACACAGTTTGCTGTGCAACTCAGGCACTTCAGAGATAAGGAATGGGTGGTTTATGAAAGGCTGTGCTTTATCTTCCACTGTGAAAAGCAGGAGGTTCCCCATGCCAGGAACTGAGCACAGCTGAAACAGTCATGCCCTGAGGGTGGCAGTGGATGTTCCCAGTGTGGAATAAAACTTGGAGCAGAGCGAAAGTCCCACACTGGTGCTCACAGGGTGCTTTTCAACAGCCACTGAAATTCCTCTGTAAGATGTGGTTGAGTGAAGGCACTGATGCTTTACTGCTTTAATACTGGCATGGATGCTGACTCTGTGAAAGAATTCATGGCTTCAGGGACGCTGTGGGTGCAATTCTTTGATTGCTCAATTCCACAGGTGGTTATCATCTGAAACGATGAACAggatgaatttttaattttttctgtaaagGCTGTTCCTTGCTCTTAGATTTGGGTGTTCATTCCTTGGTTAGTTGAGATTTTGGTTCAAAGGTGTGCTTTTAAAGCTGACAAACATGAAGCACTTCTGAAGTGTTCATTGCTTGGAGCATTTGAGATAACACCAGAGGAGGAACAATTTACTCATCAGATTATTCGGAAGtttggctttattttattttttgttcatgtTTTTTCAAATAGTGAACAGTGTACTTGGTTTTATGTTGAAGATGGTAGAAATGGCATTTTAAGTACATTTTATATTGCTTTTTGGTCAAATTATTCAAATAGCCTCAGATTTAAGTGGATAAGAGCTATTAAGTGAATAAAAGCTATTTGAGTGAAAAAACCTTTTCACTGCCTTTTCCCCTCCACTTTTTGTattcaatttatttaaaaaacagctAACCATAAAGAAGTGAAAATGGGAGTGCTGTTTATGACATTcgtatttcttctgctttctgtcAAAAACTAAAGGGAATTTCATCATCTTCTACAAATGTCAGAGTATCATGAGTGATAGTAATCATATCCTCTGATTCTTTCTTGGTGTAAAGACgattttgctattttttaaatttaatttaaaaatgtcattGATTTCAACAGGTATAATACTAAAAACTTGAGAagatttaaagatatttttaaattttgatattCATACTTAATATAGCTGTTAATATTTGTCTTAATATAAAGCACTGATTCTTAATTACAGAATTGTTTCTAAAATACATTGCTGTTTTGCATTTGTTAAATATAGATTCATTCATAATTATGTGAGATAGCTTTTTCTAGTTTCTCTGTATGCCAAAATGTTTTGATTGACTCTTTTAACAGTTCTGAATAATGAACTGTATGCTTCAGCTTCAACAACACAAATGGGCATTGATTTTCTTTGACTTGCTTTTGACCCCTAAAGAAGTAAAGTCATTAGAATTATGCTTGAAAGAGCTTTCCTCTATCTCCTATCATTTTATAGATATTATAAACAGGCTTTGGGAACTAATCTATGCTAATCATATTTTTTCAAGTGAaaaaggagggaaggggaagtgATCAGCTCTACAGTTGTCTTGCAGCTCTAGGTTTCATCACTCACAGCTGTCTGCCTGTATCCATTAGCAGTTGGTACTGCAGCTGTATGTCCCTGAATGCAGCAGAATTCACAAACAGTTCTTCTCACAACTGTTTAATTGGTTATTAAATGGCAAACATTTATGGGAAGATTTTGGTCAGTGCAATGCCATTTTTTTCAAGTAGCAAAACATGCAGTGATGCATGTATAGAGTTCCTCCCTGAAGATAGGTTTTGAGTAAAAGTCAGCTTCAGATCTATGTCTCTACAGGTTTTAATGTCTGGAGGGCCATCACTCTCATTCTGTGAGTTATGTGGTTTACTTCTTTATGAAACAGCATTTTGGACACAGAATGTAAAGGTAAAATGTAAAAGATAAATAGGTAAAACATAGAAGTATTCTTTTCAAAGTCAGCTGGAGAAATGGATGAAAGAGCAAATTGGGTTTACCGAGGAGCTGGTGTCGTTGACACGTTATGAATGGGGCAAGATAGAGCCCTTCCAGGGGTTCATTCCTTGCAGGGCTTCCTGTCCCTAAACTAAGCAACTCCATTAACCTAAATGCAAAAATAGTCACTCTGCTGGAGCAACTTCAGTGTCAAATACAGTGACATTCGTGAAGGAGTTTTATTGGAGGAGGCATACTGCAACTGTGCTAGAGGCGTTTCCCAACAGTGTATTGAAGTCATGACAGCATCTGATGATGATCACCTCTCATTTTATTTAAGTTCACTGAGATAAGAAAGGACCTTCCTAGATAATTGAATGCACAAGgagataatttctttttgcaCTGTGTCATTACTCTTTCAGTTAGTTAATTCTTAAGCATTTGTAGTAATAGTTCATCATATGCTTCTTTTCACCACTTTCTTATACCATTGTGATGTTGTCTGGGCTGGTTCCTTGGGGTATCTTAATAAAAATTGCTTAGATTTCAGTTTATTAATCTATTTTATtcatcatttttccttttcactacATTAAATAACTTACTTAACCTCTAAAGGGAGAGCTGATCTTACTGAACAGTGATTATATATTGTATTATTCTCCATGTTTTCAATGCTATTTATGTTTGCTAAGCTTTCTTCTGAATTTAGAAAAACCCTAAACCTTCTGATTTTTGGTAGGTGGATCAGAGTACTCATTGCATGCTTTGATTAATGGAGAAATCCAGTTGTTGGCAGTGATTTGATATTGCCATTTGTCACTACACTCCTGTACAACATGCCCTTTCATGTACatcttgctgcctttttttaaCCTCTTCATGATGCTACAGTACttatttcagaaatgaaaatctCAAGATTAATCTCAAGCATTATTCCCTCATGTGATACATCTTATGCCCAGCTGATTGTATTCTCAGGTCTAAGATTCTGTAGCTTTTAGTGCTGTGCTTCTCTGCATCTCTTTATTGAGTTTAATATATAATTGTACAGCTCTTCATTGAGTTTAATATATAATTCTTTAATTCTGTGTCATGTTTAAACTCATgactttttctctttgaaatgagacttgatttttggttttactGTTAACTCTTTACTATTATGTACTAGCTGTATTTGTCTAACTGCAGCAAAggcatttttttgggggaaaaaaaccccacattttgggaaatgaaaagtaaaatatttgggCATCATTTCCCTTTGGAAAATTACAAGAacattatttataattttccttttagtaTAAAGAGTATGAAAAGACATAACATTTCCCCTGGTAGTTACTGCGTGATAGTACAGGTGTATGTGTATACACCTGTATGCCTTTTCTACAGGTTTTAATGGCTGCAGAACTGTGAGCCTGAGATCACAAGTATCTGGGGTCATAAAGGTCTAGCCAAACTGCATGAAAGAAGGCACTAAAATATAGTGGGTTtgctttttcattctttatgtGGTGATAGAAAGAGGGTATGTGTGACCcttgaaaagaggaaaaggtgAATAGTTGCATTTCTATACAAAGCACAGAGAGAACTGTGAGAAGGATAAAAGTAAGATATTTGATGAGAGAGCTTCTGTCTGTGTTTTTGAGGGGAAAGAGGTGCTTTCCAAGACAGCAGTTATTCAGTAATCATCAGAATTGCATCCTTAAAATACAGACGTGCTGCTTGTAAAGAGTTCTGCCAGAAAAGTATTCCCTTTCCATGTGAGAGACGTCCAGGTACGGCTGTATTTGTGTCATTGTTCTCCAAAAGTCCATGAATTCCCCATATTTAAAGCAGGAACTCACATACAAGAATTCCGTTGCATCCTTCTGCAGGTACACTGTGGATGTAGTTGGGAAGCTCTGTTTTTTTGGGCTGAGGTTGGCCTCAAAGTGCATGAGAAGCAACAAGGAAATCATTGAGATTCTTGTGTTGCCTTATGTTTGGGGAGATGCAAAAGTGGCATAATCAGTATTTCTCATTCCTTTTGCCCTGCAATATGTGAACATACAGGTACCTCTGTCTTAAGATGAATTCTGCCATAAATGTGGCTTCCTACACCCGCCTGTCTTAGAAATAGATTCTACAGTATTCTGAAGTTGGTGGAGACTACATGGAGTTACGAACCTCATTTCACAATTCTAATTTTTGTAGGAAAGTTGTCTGGGCATCTTACTTTCCAGCAAATAGATCTggaaaaaacagctgaaagCACCTCTAGGGGCAActctaaaaatataaaaataaaattctgtgcCTTTTAAAGACTAATTCTGCTTCAGAGAAAGTAGATGAGAAGGAGGCTGCTTTCGTGGACCAATGTCAATATTACTTGAGTTACAAAGCAATACACCAGATTAGTTTACATTCCTTATTTTATGGCAGCAGAATTGTCTTTTCTGGATGGCAAGAAGTATCTTAGATCTTCCTACATATAATGTCTCTCTCTGGAGGCATTTAAAACATTGAAAGCTTGCAAAAATAGTGAAGTACTTTGAAGTTCTGCAATTACAGCTAAATGTCACTTTCTGCAGGTTTATGGCTTGTCAGTAGCTGGAGATGCTACTGTGGGAAAAGCTAGTTcttcatctttaaaaaatacaccTCATAGTAGTAGCCTGTATTTATGAGTGTATAAACTGTCTTTTGTGTGTTTGAAACCTGTGGTCAAAACCCATTTGTTTATCAAAGCTTTTTGTTATCTTAAAAAGAAGGTTGAATTATATAAATACCgtttttaatttgaaagattTTCTTACCACCATACATCTGAAATACTTGGAAATACTTCTTGGA belongs to Taeniopygia guttata chromosome 2, bTaeGut7.mat, whole genome shotgun sequence and includes:
- the LOC140682359 gene encoding uncharacterized protein, coding for MVSATASATRASSRRRYLGAGRRLTGHRTPAAAATGSNSAALGGSEGLPAPFPESERGRRAGACGEQRRPSAAASGQARRGEARGGEAARRRHRGRSQARRCRPRPGPPPAPPAAPGALRNAAPLPAPPDPVTRSPPPGRPPCRRGASGRRSRSREPLPTGSGRVSWDHRVSATTASQGQSGPGRGGGAAEPPGGGGVSRDAGEPVHPEPAELSPVLGSCGWPLAPCPAGKLSAPPLSSLNLLFCSAALAALSASCVTGFRLAARQRDCTSIPHVGKKFGAGSITLPGWLGAAAALPSPRPVSQPLTQSTALRRPPPPAHSQRRSSGLPRTRRGPKGCERSEGQAALCLAKALRDPRSPVPHPRASSSAHGVPCRRSSAGMDGPRRRTALQ